A stretch of Blautia liquoris DNA encodes these proteins:
- a CDS encoding ABC transporter permease yields MKSRYYINKIGMAILTIILCSILTFVLFRLMPGDIFTAKARDMAVERGIPLEEARKLVVSRYNYDPKEPILSQMKRYYGALLRGDMGNSMSNYTVKVTSIIGYYMPWTLFLVSIALILSYLLGTWLGSIMAWKRKSVVSALIAGYTTIVNAIPPALVPTLVLAIFAFGLRWFPIQGAYSSNLTPGFNFTFIKDMLWHAVLPVFAYTCTQINTWVMNMKGSCVSVMAEDYVSAAYSRGISSKRIRNKYVKKNASLPLYTSLAISFGSMLGGATYMEGPFAYPGIGSQLGAALGNRDFTVCQGILLITTTATVVASLVVDLLLPKLDPRVKAED; encoded by the coding sequence ATGAAATCCCGATACTATATAAACAAGATCGGCATGGCTATCCTGACTATTATACTTTGTTCTATTCTGACTTTTGTACTGTTTCGCCTCATGCCGGGTGATATCTTCACCGCAAAGGCACGTGATATGGCAGTCGAGAGAGGAATTCCACTGGAGGAAGCCAGAAAACTGGTTGTCAGCCGATATAACTATGATCCGAAGGAACCGATCCTTTCGCAGATGAAGCGCTACTATGGCGCTCTTCTGCGGGGCGATATGGGGAATTCCATGTCGAATTATACGGTAAAAGTCACTTCAATTATTGGTTACTATATGCCGTGGACACTGTTTCTGGTTTCGATTGCACTCATACTAAGTTACTTACTGGGCACATGGCTGGGAAGTATTATGGCATGGAAACGAAAATCTGTGGTGAGTGCTCTGATTGCTGGGTATACAACAATTGTAAATGCAATTCCGCCGGCACTTGTGCCGACACTCGTCCTGGCTATCTTTGCATTTGGACTGAGGTGGTTTCCGATCCAGGGGGCTTATTCTTCGAATCTGACCCCGGGATTTAACTTCACATTTATCAAAGATATGCTCTGGCATGCGGTGCTGCCGGTGTTTGCCTATACCTGTACACAGATCAATACCTGGGTGATGAACATGAAAGGAAGTTGTGTCAGTGTTATGGCTGAGGACTATGTCTCCGCCGCATATTCCCGGGGAATCTCGAGTAAAAGGATACGGAATAAATATGTGAAAAAGAATGCATCCCTGCCCCTTTATACCTCACTGGCAATCAGTTTTGGGTCTATGCTTGGAGGCGCAACCTATATGGAAGGACCATTTGCCTATCCGGGAATCGGATCACAGCTCGGCGCAGCCCTTGGAAACCGTGATTTTACTGTCTGCCAGGGAATTCTTCTGATTACGACAACTGCAACGGTTGTGGCAAGTCTTGTGGTAGATCTGCTTTTACCGAAACTTGATCCGCGTGTAAAAGCTGAGGACTAA
- a CDS encoding ABC transporter permease: MNTIKSFFKTMYQNKQAFVGMIILIFFILTATVGTKVVPLDLGTDFENRYQMPSLSHPLGTDYVGNDLFQQIVHGTKSVLYIGLLASLFTVALGFFLGALAGFAGGVVDRIISLVAQILISVPIFPIQLIIAVVFPIKSTVMLAVVLAILSWAQLARNVRSTILSLKQREFVLVDRIMGMPQWYIIFKEILPNVTSYLASTFVLNTNAAIASSVALMMLGMAPYDVTHWSIILSNATAQAASGMNTAGIFNMLVPTLAFVLLQMSLIFFANGLDEALNPRLRSAASAKKNKRRISPNAA, encoded by the coding sequence ATGAATACAATCAAATCGTTTTTCAAGACGATGTATCAAAACAAACAGGCTTTCGTCGGAATGATTATTCTTATTTTCTTTATTCTTACAGCAACAGTAGGGACAAAGGTTGTGCCGCTGGATCTGGGGACGGATTTCGAAAACCGTTATCAGATGCCTTCACTTTCTCACCCCCTGGGAACAGATTATGTGGGAAATGATCTGTTTCAGCAGATCGTTCATGGAACAAAATCGGTGCTGTACATTGGACTTCTGGCATCGCTTTTCACTGTGGCATTGGGCTTCTTTTTGGGAGCCCTCGCCGGTTTTGCGGGAGGTGTTGTAGATCGAATTATATCACTAGTGGCGCAGATTTTGATCAGTGTACCGATTTTTCCGATTCAGCTGATTATCGCTGTTGTCTTTCCGATCAAAAGTACCGTTATGCTGGCGGTAGTTCTTGCAATTTTAAGCTGGGCACAGCTTGCAAGAAATGTCAGGTCGACGATCCTTTCTCTAAAGCAGAGAGAGTTCGTCCTTGTTGACAGGATTATGGGTATGCCCCAGTGGTATATCATATTTAAAGAAATTCTGCCAAATGTGACTTCTTATCTGGCATCGACATTTGTACTGAACACGAATGCAGCTATAGCATCCAGTGTTGCGCTGATGATGTTAGGGATGGCTCCCTATGATGTCACACACTGGTCGATTATCCTCTCCAACGCCACAGCACAGGCGGCAAGCGGAATGAACACAGCGGGAATCTTCAATATGCTGGTTCCGACTTTGGCGTTTGTGCTCCTGCAGATGTCTCTTATCTTCTTCGCAAATGGCCTGGATGAGGCACTGAATCCGAGACTGCGTTCTGCCGCAAGTGCCAAAAAAAATAAAAGGAGGATAAGTCCGAATGCCGCCTAA
- a CDS encoding ABC transporter ATP-binding protein: MPPKEQITSSMKSDVFGEISLKIEDLCVDFLLSGGDLRAVYHLDFELPAHKMTGLVGESGSGKTTLTSAILRSVSTPGEITQGKIFFENQDVLKLSDEKLRRFRWNEIAMVFQAAQNSLNPSMTIQEQFAETIMAHRKNISNKEMMEISRKLLKQVKLEPERILRSYPHELSGGMKQRVMIAFAQLLDPPVLLLDEPTTALDVITQDYIFTLIKQMHDQTHNTMLLSTHDIAIVARVCDYMAVMYGGRIVEMGDIFTMFESPLHPYTQMLIKAAPSLVGELKERVAIPGSAPDLMKHHEGCIFADRCPYCYDRCQSEEPKLKVVGEEHLAACHRADIGKEGR; the protein is encoded by the coding sequence ATGCCGCCTAAAGAACAGATAACAAGTAGTATGAAATCAGATGTTTTCGGGGAGATCAGTTTAAAAATAGAAGATTTGTGTGTTGACTTTTTGCTGTCAGGCGGGGATCTCCGCGCAGTCTATCATCTGGACTTTGAACTTCCGGCACATAAGATGACAGGGCTTGTCGGGGAAAGCGGCAGTGGGAAAACAACGCTCACAAGTGCTATTCTCCGCTCGGTATCGACGCCGGGTGAGATCACACAGGGCAAAATTTTTTTCGAGAATCAAGATGTTTTGAAACTTTCCGATGAGAAGCTGAGAAGGTTTCGGTGGAATGAGATAGCTATGGTTTTTCAGGCGGCTCAGAACTCTTTAAACCCCTCAATGACCATCCAGGAACAGTTTGCGGAAACAATTATGGCTCACCGAAAGAACATAAGTAATAAAGAGATGATGGAGATTTCCAGAAAACTTTTAAAGCAGGTGAAACTGGAACCAGAACGCATCTTAAGATCCTATCCTCATGAGCTTTCCGGCGGGATGAAACAGAGAGTGATGATTGCATTTGCGCAGCTGCTCGATCCGCCTGTTCTTCTGCTCGATGAACCGACGACAGCGCTCGACGTCATTACACAGGATTACATATTTACCCTTATTAAACAAATGCACGACCAGACCCATAACACCATGCTGCTCTCCACCCATGACATCGCAATCGTTGCGAGAGTCTGCGATTATATGGCCGTGATGTATGGTGGACGAATTGTCGAGATGGGGGATATTTTCACGATGTTTGAAAGCCCACTGCATCCCTACACACAGATGCTGATCAAGGCGGCACCTTCTCTCGTTGGGGAATTAAAGGAACGTGTTGCGATTCCGGGCTCTGCTCCAGATCTCATGAAGCATCACGAAGGATGTATCTTTGCCGACCGATGTCCTTACTGTTATGACCGGTGCCAAAGCGAAGAGCCGAAACTTAAGGTTGTCGGGGAAGAGCATCTGGCGGCTTGTCACAGAGCCGATATTGGGAAGGAGGGCAGGTGA
- a CDS encoding ABC transporter ATP-binding protein, translating to MEKTAPIVELSHVEVNFKKKAGLFKKADYVNALHDINLSIYPGEVVVLVGESGSGKTTMANVIAGIVQPTSGKVFFKGTQVPKMNQEQREEYRSRIQMVQQDSYASLNPMRRMIKTLGDPLVIKKYSDKKNVEEKVSHFLNTVELTPPENFLQKYPHQLSGGQRQRMLIARAISMNPELLLADEPVSMIDVSLRVSVLNLLAILNQRDNIAITYITHDLATARYVGQNGRIAVMYLGQIVETGNLQEVLSNPQHPYLRALLAAVPIPDPRVARQPRETNIKTMEEIEEGIPHGCRFHNRCPYCKEICKEKKPVMEKHGFSMAACHRIAELPPFSLYQASRKEDNHEG from the coding sequence ATGGAAAAAACAGCACCGATTGTAGAACTTTCACACGTAGAGGTCAATTTCAAGAAAAAGGCCGGACTGTTCAAGAAAGCAGACTATGTAAACGCACTGCATGATATTAATCTGTCTATCTATCCAGGGGAAGTCGTCGTTCTCGTAGGGGAGAGCGGAAGCGGGAAGACAACTATGGCGAATGTGATCGCCGGCATCGTACAGCCGACCTCGGGTAAGGTATTTTTCAAGGGCACTCAGGTGCCGAAAATGAATCAGGAGCAAAGGGAGGAGTACCGAAGCAGGATACAGATGGTGCAGCAGGATTCCTATGCCTCCTTAAATCCGATGCGCAGGATGATTAAAACACTTGGAGATCCGCTTGTAATTAAAAAGTATTCCGACAAGAAAAACGTCGAGGAAAAAGTCTCTCATTTTCTAAATACCGTTGAACTGACACCGCCAGAAAACTTTCTGCAGAAATACCCACATCAGCTTTCCGGAGGGCAGAGACAGCGTATGTTGATTGCACGCGCAATTTCCATGAATCCTGAACTCCTTCTCGCCGATGAGCCGGTTTCCATGATTGATGTATCGCTTCGCGTTTCCGTGCTGAACCTACTTGCAATATTAAACCAGAGGGACAACATTGCAATTACCTACATTACACATGACCTGGCAACGGCACGTTATGTGGGGCAAAATGGAAGAATTGCAGTGATGTATCTGGGGCAGATCGTTGAAACCGGGAATCTGCAGGAGGTGCTTTCGAATCCACAGCATCCCTATCTTCGTGCTCTGCTTGCTGCTGTGCCGATCCCGGATCCGAGGGTTGCAAGGCAACCCAGGGAGACCAATATTAAGACTATGGAAGAGATCGAGGAGGGAATTCCTCATGGCTGTCGTTTTCACAACCGCTGTCCTTACTGTAAAGAAATCTGTAAAGAAAAGAAACCGGTTATGGAGAAACATGGTTTTTCTATGGCTGCATGCCATCGAATAGCGGAACTGCCGCCGTTTTCACTTTATCAGGCTTCAAGGAAGGAGGACAATCATGAAGGATAA
- a CDS encoding ABC transporter ATP-binding protein: MKFLYRYVKPFAGIMLVGLFIKTIGTMSELALPYILSYILDEIVKSDGRISMIVLWGCLMIFFALLALACNVKANRMASKVSRDCTENVRHDLFYRTMTLSGHQIDTFTIPSLESRITTDTYNVQNFINRIQRLGVRAPILLFGGMIVTLVMDSYLSLVMFGVLPAIFLVTLFVSRIGVRLYTGVQKAVDNMIRVVREDSQGIRVIKALSKVKKEHQRYDQVNQKLVRAERKAGLVMGSANPIMDLLMNLGIIFVVLLGAYRVMGRQTQPGKIVAFTQYFTMISTALISVTRMFMMYTKFSASAIRIKEVVDAPMGLTPLSEKKYPPINEEGYLVLDDVSFAYPNSKETLQHISFSLPRRSSLGIIGATGSGKTTLINLIMRLYDVDSGAVRIKGRDIRTIPEEELHHIFGIAMQNDFLYSDTIEENISFGRDLPHESVVRAAKIAQADDFIMSFSKGYTYVLNQKATNLSGGQKQRILIARALAADPDILILDDSSSALDYKTDAALRQAIARHHNDATQIIVAQRVSSVKSCDQILVLEEGKILGLGDHEHLMKTCEVYREISESQMGGNFVE, encoded by the coding sequence ATGAAGTTTTTATATCGATACGTGAAGCCGTTTGCAGGTATCATGCTGGTCGGTCTTTTTATCAAGACGATTGGCACGATGTCTGAACTGGCTTTGCCCTATATTCTAAGTTACATACTTGATGAAATTGTTAAATCAGACGGGCGGATCTCGATGATTGTTCTGTGGGGCTGCCTGATGATTTTTTTTGCGTTGCTCGCGCTTGCATGCAATGTTAAAGCCAACCGTATGGCATCGAAAGTTTCCAGGGACTGCACGGAAAATGTCCGCCATGATCTGTTCTATCGCACGATGACCCTGTCCGGCCACCAGATTGATACCTTTACAATCCCTTCACTTGAGTCAAGGATTACCACGGACACTTATAATGTTCAGAATTTTATCAACAGAATTCAGCGCCTGGGTGTACGGGCTCCGATTTTGCTCTTCGGTGGGATGATTGTGACGCTTGTCATGGATTCGTATCTGTCACTTGTCATGTTCGGGGTTCTTCCGGCAATCTTTCTGGTTACACTGTTTGTCTCGAGAATTGGCGTAAGGCTCTATACGGGAGTACAGAAGGCCGTAGACAACATGATCCGTGTTGTCCGGGAGGATTCTCAGGGAATCCGTGTAATCAAGGCATTATCTAAAGTAAAGAAAGAACACCAAAGATATGATCAAGTCAACCAGAAATTGGTTCGTGCTGAGAGAAAAGCAGGCCTTGTCATGGGATCGGCAAATCCGATTATGGATTTACTGATGAATCTTGGCATCATCTTTGTAGTGCTGCTCGGGGCTTACCGTGTAATGGGACGCCAGACACAGCCGGGAAAGATTGTGGCATTTACACAGTATTTCACCATGATTTCGACTGCACTGATCTCTGTTACGCGTATGTTTATGATGTATACAAAGTTCTCTGCGTCCGCGATTCGAATCAAGGAGGTTGTGGATGCGCCGATGGGGCTGACACCACTTTCCGAAAAGAAATACCCCCCTATAAATGAAGAAGGCTATCTTGTCCTTGACGACGTCTCATTTGCATATCCAAATAGCAAGGAAACACTTCAGCATATATCATTTTCTCTGCCCCGCAGATCATCACTTGGAATTATTGGTGCCACAGGAAGTGGAAAGACGACGCTGATCAATCTGATTATGCGTCTCTACGATGTGGACTCAGGAGCTGTAAGGATCAAAGGGCGCGATATCCGCACAATACCGGAAGAGGAACTTCATCATATCTTTGGCATCGCCATGCAGAATGATTTCTTGTATTCAGATACGATTGAAGAAAACATCAGCTTCGGACGAGATCTTCCTCATGAGAGCGTTGTCCGTGCCGCGAAAATAGCACAGGCGGATGATTTTATCATGTCATTTTCCAAAGGATATACGTATGTATTGAATCAGAAGGCGACAAATCTCTCCGGTGGTCAGAAACAGAGAATTCTGATTGCCCGGGCACTTGCGGCAGATCCGGATATCCTGATTTTGGACGATTCCTCCTCAGCCTTGGACTACAAGACGGATGCGGCACTTAGACAGGCGATCGCCAGACATCACAATGATGCAACACAGATTATAGTTGCGCAGAGAGTCAGCTCGGTTAAGAGCTGTGATCAGATTCTTGTTCTGGAGGAGGGAAAGATTCTGGGACTGGGTGATCATGAACATCTGATGAAAACATGTGAGGTATATCGGGAGATCAGTGAATCGCAGATGGGAGGAAATTTTGTTGAGTGA
- a CDS encoding ABC transporter ATP-binding protein — protein MSEKKQEDGAKQKKSHILQRLIGYMMDQWPLVLMSVLLAVSSNYLALLGPRFLGNAIDAISDERGVQMDIVMQSFWRMLICYVLAAMFAYLLNFCMVNLSQRITYRMRKQLFENLTTLPISYFDTHTTGDIISRISYDVDTVNETLSSDLVQVLASVYTVFAALYFMIKISKPLILVFAVTVPISVIFTRVKAKKIHPLFRKRSRKLGELNGYAEEMLSGAKTIGVYDRAKVITDRFDQRNKEAVDAYYDAEYYGAMIGPTVNFINNLSLSLIMIFGGILYLLSQSNTVAAGSIWFITIGGVTQFVMYSRRFTGPINEFANIISEFQSTLTASERIFRIIDEEPEKADKPGAKELTDAAGEVELDDVKFGYNPDKTIIHGLSIDARPGQTVAIVGPTGAGKTTIINLLMRFYDVNEGEIFVDGNEIRDMTRDSLRGCYTMVLQDTWLFYGTILDNIIYGNEDATMDEVIAAAKAARIHSYIEHLPDGYQTILSDDGVNISKGQKQLITIARAMLPKSRMLILDEATSNVDSRTEFKIQEAMALLMKNRTNFVVAHRLSTIKNADKILVIKDGDVIEQGTHEKLLKEDGFYAKLYNSQYS, from the coding sequence TTGAGTGAGAAAAAACAAGAAGACGGGGCAAAACAAAAAAAGTCTCATATCTTACAGCGGCTGATCGGATATATGATGGATCAGTGGCCGCTTGTGCTTATGTCTGTCCTTTTGGCTGTTTCATCAAACTATCTTGCTCTTTTGGGTCCCAGGTTTCTGGGAAATGCGATTGATGCTATCTCGGATGAGAGGGGGGTGCAGATGGATATCGTCATGCAAAGTTTCTGGCGGATGCTCATCTGCTATGTGCTAGCAGCGATGTTCGCTTATCTGCTGAATTTTTGCATGGTAAATCTGAGCCAGAGAATTACTTACCGAATGAGAAAACAGCTGTTTGAGAATCTGACAACCCTTCCAATATCTTATTTCGATACACATACGACCGGTGATATCATCAGCCGTATATCTTATGATGTTGATACGGTTAATGAAACCTTGTCTTCCGATTTGGTACAAGTGCTCGCCAGTGTATATACGGTCTTTGCAGCACTGTATTTTATGATTAAAATATCAAAACCTCTGATACTCGTATTTGCCGTTACCGTTCCGATTTCTGTAATCTTTACCAGGGTGAAAGCGAAAAAGATACATCCCCTGTTTCGCAAGCGTTCACGCAAACTCGGAGAGCTGAACGGTTATGCGGAGGAGATGCTCTCCGGTGCGAAGACAATTGGTGTCTACGACAGAGCAAAAGTAATCACAGACAGATTTGATCAGAGAAATAAAGAAGCGGTAGATGCCTATTATGATGCCGAATATTATGGTGCCATGATTGGCCCGACGGTCAATTTTATCAATAACCTGTCCCTTTCGCTGATTATGATATTTGGAGGGATTCTTTACCTCTTATCACAGAGTAATACGGTTGCAGCAGGCTCTATCTGGTTTATAACAATCGGCGGGGTCACCCAGTTTGTGATGTATTCCAGAAGATTCACCGGACCAATCAATGAATTCGCCAATATCATCAGCGAATTCCAGTCGACCTTAACGGCCTCTGAACGAATCTTCCGTATCATCGATGAAGAACCTGAGAAGGCAGATAAGCCAGGGGCAAAGGAACTTACAGACGCCGCAGGTGAGGTTGAATTAGATGATGTCAAGTTTGGATATAACCCAGACAAAACGATCATTCACGGTCTGTCGATCGATGCAAGACCGGGCCAGACGGTGGCAATTGTGGGCCCTACGGGCGCCGGGAAAACCACCATTATCAATCTTCTGATGCGGTTTTACGATGTGAATGAGGGAGAGATCTTCGTCGATGGGAATGAAATACGTGATATGACAAGGGACAGCCTGCGTGGTTGTTATACGATGGTGTTGCAGGATACATGGCTTTTTTATGGAACAATATTGGATAATATCATCTACGGAAATGAAGATGCAACGATGGATGAGGTGATTGCCGCCGCAAAAGCCGCAAGAATCCACTCTTATATCGAACATCTGCCGGATGGATATCAGACCATATTGTCTGACGATGGTGTCAATATATCAAAGGGTCAGAAACAGCTGATTACGATAGCCCGCGCGATGCTGCCAAAAAGCCGAATGTTGATCCTCGACGAGGCAACTTCAAACGTAGACTCACGTACAGAATTTAAGATCCAGGAGGCGATGGCTCTTCTGATGAAGAATCGTACCAATTTTGTCGTTGCGCACCGCCTGTCCACAATCAAGAATGCCGACAAGATTCTGGTGATCAAAGATGGAGATGTCATAGAACAGGGAACTCATGAAAAACTTTTGAAGGAAGATGGGTTTTATGCGAAGTTATATAATAGTCAATATTCATGA
- a CDS encoding valine--tRNA ligase, whose amino-acid sequence MSKELAKTYDPKGLEDRLYQKWMDKGYFHAKVNPDKKPFTIVMPPPNVTGQLHMGHALDNTMQDIIARFKRMQGYETLWQPGTDHAAIATEVKVTNMLRDKGIDKEEIGRDEFLKYCWEWKEKYGDRIVEQLKKLGSSADWERERFTMDEGCSKAVEEVFVRLYEKGYIYKGSRIINWCPVCQTSLSDAEVEHEDQNGHFWHIHYPIVGEEGRFVEIATTRPETMLGDTAVAVNPTDERYQDLIGKMLKLPLTDREIPVVKDEYVDKEFGTGCVKITPAHDPNDFEVGKRHNLEEINILNDDGTMNERCGKYAGMDRYEARKAMIEDLKKEGLLVKTVEHVHAVGTHDRCHTTVEPMVKPQWFVKMDEMAKAAKDALNNGELNFVPERFDKTYLNWLDNIHDWCISRQLWWGHRIPAYYCDDCGEVVVKKDGAPDACENCGCTHFTQDPDTLDTWFSSALWPFSTLGWPDKTPELEYFYPTNVLITGYDIIFFWVIRMVFSGIEQTGQVPFDHVLMHGLVRDSEGRKMSKSLGNGIDPLEVIDKYGADALRMTLITGNAPGNDMRFYWERVEVNRNFANKVWNASRFIMMNLEKAELPDTIRNSELTSADKWILSKVNTLTREVTDNLEKFELGVAVQKVYDFIWEEFCDWYIEMVKPRLYSENDTSKAAALWTLKTVLCDALKLLHPYMPFITEEIYCTLNPGEESIMTSSWPKYKDEWNYRDDEEAVEIIKEAVRQIRTVRSEMNVPPSKKASVYVVSENEKIRDVFMNGKIFFTSLGGASEVLVRENRDGIADDALSAVIPNATIYIPFAELVDIEKEIERLRKEEQRLKKEIARSHGMLGNEKFLNRAPEAKVQEERDKLENYRQMMDQVKERLAQLS is encoded by the coding sequence ATGAGTAAAGAGCTTGCCAAGACCTATGATCCAAAAGGTCTCGAAGACAGATTATATCAAAAATGGATGGATAAGGGGTATTTTCATGCAAAGGTAAACCCAGATAAGAAACCGTTTACCATCGTGATGCCTCCGCCGAATGTGACCGGCCAGCTGCATATGGGTCATGCACTGGATAATACCATGCAGGATATCATTGCGCGCTTTAAAAGAATGCAAGGATATGAGACTTTGTGGCAGCCGGGCACTGATCATGCTGCAATCGCCACAGAAGTCAAGGTGACGAACATGCTGCGCGATAAAGGCATCGACAAAGAGGAAATCGGCCGCGATGAATTTCTGAAATACTGCTGGGAGTGGAAAGAAAAGTATGGAGACCGTATCGTGGAACAGCTCAAGAAGCTGGGATCTTCTGCAGATTGGGAGAGAGAACGCTTCACTATGGACGAAGGCTGTTCCAAGGCTGTCGAGGAAGTTTTTGTAAGACTGTATGAAAAGGGCTACATCTATAAAGGTTCAAGAATCATCAATTGGTGTCCGGTCTGTCAGACGTCACTTTCGGATGCTGAGGTAGAACATGAAGATCAAAATGGACATTTCTGGCATATTCATTACCCGATTGTGGGAGAAGAAGGCCGTTTTGTGGAGATTGCGACCACCCGTCCGGAGACGATGTTGGGGGATACTGCCGTTGCAGTGAATCCAACCGATGAGAGATACCAGGATCTGATCGGGAAAATGCTGAAACTGCCGCTTACTGACCGTGAGATTCCGGTTGTGAAAGATGAGTATGTTGATAAAGAGTTTGGAACAGGCTGCGTAAAGATTACACCGGCTCATGATCCCAATGATTTCGAAGTCGGAAAACGTCACAATCTGGAAGAAATCAATATCTTAAATGATGACGGAACAATGAATGAGCGTTGTGGAAAATACGCCGGGATGGACCGCTACGAGGCCAGAAAGGCAATGATCGAGGATCTGAAAAAGGAAGGACTTCTCGTGAAGACGGTGGAGCATGTACACGCGGTTGGAACACATGACCGCTGTCATACAACTGTGGAGCCGATGGTGAAACCTCAGTGGTTCGTAAAGATGGATGAGATGGCAAAAGCGGCGAAAGATGCCTTGAATAACGGAGAACTTAACTTTGTTCCGGAACGTTTCGACAAGACATATCTGAACTGGCTTGATAACATTCATGACTGGTGTATCTCCAGACAACTCTGGTGGGGCCATCGGATTCCTGCATATTACTGTGATGACTGTGGTGAAGTAGTCGTGAAGAAGGACGGGGCGCCGGACGCTTGTGAAAATTGTGGATGTACACATTTCACTCAGGATCCGGACACCCTGGATACGTGGTTCAGCTCAGCACTGTGGCCGTTTTCAACACTTGGATGGCCGGACAAGACACCAGAACTTGAATATTTCTATCCCACGAATGTCTTGATTACGGGTTATGATATTATCTTTTTCTGGGTGATCCGCATGGTGTTTTCCGGAATTGAACAGACTGGACAGGTGCCGTTCGACCATGTTCTGATGCATGGACTGGTTCGCGATTCCGAGGGGAGAAAGATGAGCAAATCTCTCGGAAATGGCATTGACCCACTTGAGGTGATTGACAAGTATGGTGCCGATGCTCTTCGCATGACGCTGATTACAGGAAATGCACCGGGAAATGACATGCGTTTCTACTGGGAGCGTGTAGAAGTAAACCGCAATTTTGCGAATAAAGTATGGAATGCTTCCAGATTTATCATGATGAATCTCGAAAAAGCTGAATTGCCCGATACAATCAGGAACAGCGAGCTGACAAGTGCCGACAAGTGGATCTTAAGTAAAGTAAATACACTGACCCGGGAAGTGACAGATAATCTTGAGAAGTTTGAGCTTGGAGTTGCGGTGCAAAAAGTTTATGATTTCATATGGGAAGAGTTTTGCGATTGGTATATCGAGATGGTGAAACCGCGTCTTTACAGCGAAAACGATACATCAAAGGCGGCTGCACTTTGGACATTAAAGACCGTTCTTTGCGATGCACTGAAACTGCTTCATCCTTATATGCCTTTTATTACAGAGGAGATTTACTGTACTCTAAATCCAGGGGAGGAATCCATTATGACTTCATCATGGCCGAAGTACAAGGATGAATGGAATTACCGGGATGATGAGGAAGCTGTTGAAATTATCAAGGAGGCAGTTCGCCAGATTCGCACGGTGAGGAGCGAGATGAATGTTCCCCCGAGCAAAAAGGCATCGGTATATGTTGTATCTGAGAACGAGAAGATTCGCGATGTCTTTATGAACGGTAAGATCTTCTTTACTTCCCTAGGCGGAGCCAGTGAGGTGTTAGTACGTGAGAACAGAGATGGTATCGCGGATGATGCACTCTCCGCCGTGATTCCGAATGCGACAATCTATATTCCTTTCGCAGAGCTCGTAGATATTGAAAAAGAGATCGAACGTTTGAGAAAAGAAGAGCAGCGTCTTAAAAAAGAGATTGCACGTTCACATGGCATGCTTGGCAATGAAAAGTTTCTGAACAGAGCACCTGAAGCTAAAGTTCAGGAAGAAAGAGATAAACTGGAGAATTATCGGCAAATGATGGATCAAGTGAAGGAACGGCTGGCACAGCTATCCTGA